A genome region from Triticum aestivum cultivar Chinese Spring chromosome 2B, IWGSC CS RefSeq v2.1, whole genome shotgun sequence includes the following:
- the LOC123041095 gene encoding uncharacterized protein: MNSGRAGQSQAGAGTYFTEPQSDSISSPSRLLLVSLLQDSLALLFHLVSRLVSARAGRLGESAQLRVSFMGWLRSLMAPIKKLWIRVHSAQKKKRGIYILYEDVKSCPCEDVQILWSILVESHPPPPLRLKQ; this comes from the exons ATGAATAGTGGCCGAGCCGGGCAGAGCCAAGCAGGGGCAGGGACTTACTTCACAGAGCCTCAAAGCGACTCCATCTCTTCCCCCTCACGTCTCCTCCTCGTGTCCCTTCTACAAGATAGCTTGGCGTTGCTATTTCATCTCGTCTCCCGGCTGGTCAGTGCACGAGCAGGGCGGCTGGGGGAGAGTGCTCAGCTCAGGGTCTCGTTCATGGGGTGGCTGCGGTCGCTCATGGCGCCCATCAAGAAGCTCTGGATTCGCGTGCATTCCGCGCAGAAGAAGA AGAGAGGGATCTACATCCTGTACGAGGACGTCAAGTCGTGCCCGTGTGAGGACGTGCAGATCCTCTGGTCCATCCTCGTCGAgtcccacccgccgccgccgctgcggctgaaGCAGTGA